The Juglans microcarpa x Juglans regia isolate MS1-56 chromosome 2S, Jm3101_v1.0, whole genome shotgun sequence genome has a window encoding:
- the LOC121251492 gene encoding probable sulfate transporter 3.5: MGSASIEPQRLVVSFAPPRDFVTTLKSDLKETFFPDDPFQQFRNEKPARRLKKALQYFIPIFEWLPKYNFHLFRYDLLAGITITSLAIPQGISYARLASLPPIIGLYSSFVPPLIYAVFGNSKHLAVGTVAACSLFLQSTISDVVSPNDDPALYLRLIFTSTFITGIFQTALGFLRLGILVDFLSHSTITGFMGGTAIIICLQQLKGIFGLRHFTTKTDVISVIHAIFKNRKEWRWESIVVGVTFLCFLQVTTYVRKKKPKLFWVSAIAPMVTVVVGCLFTYFTHADDHGIQIVGHLKKGINPSSIGLLNFDSKYLATVIKAGLVTGLIALAEGIAIGRSFAIMQNEQVDGNKEMIAFGFMNIVGSFTSCYLTTGPFSKTAVNFNSGCKTAMSNIVMAVSMALTLLFLASLFSHTPLVALSAIIMSAMLGLIKYEEAYHLYKVDKFDFIICMAAFFGVAFISMEVGLMISVGFSLIRALIYVARPASCKLGKVPNSTIYRDMEQYPDSADLKGILVLQLGSPIYFANSTYIRERILRWIREEQAVSNFEGSILEHVLLDLTGVTSIDITGIETLIEVRRTLLANDIKMAIINPRIKVMEKMIASKFIDIIGREYVFLSIDDATEACRFSLQRPKPNGNCSLAEEY; the protein is encoded by the exons ATGGGTAGTGCTTCTATCGAGCCCCAACGCCTGGTCGTGAGCTTTGCTCCCCCAAGAGACTTTGTCACCACTTTGAAATCAGATCTGAAAGAAACTTTCTTCCCCGACGATCCATTCCAGcaatttagaaatgaaaaaCCAGCTCGCCGTCTTAAAAAAGCCCTACAATACTTCATCCCAATCTTCGAATGGCTTCCCAAATACAACTTCCATTTATTCCGATACGATCTTCTCGCCGGAATCACCATTACAAGCCTCGCAATCCCTCAGGGAATCAGCTATGCAAGACTTGCATCCCTTCCTCCCATCATCGGCCTCT ATTCTAGCTTTGTTCCGCCGCTCATATACGCTGTTTTCGGGAACTCGAAGCATCTTGCAGTGGGAACCGTGGCAGCATGCTCGTTGTTCCTACAGTCAACCATCTCAGACGTAGTATCGCCAAACGATGATCCAGCATTGTATCTCCGCTTGATATTCACATCAACGTTCATCACTGGTATCTTTCAGACGGCTCTAGGTTTTCTAAG GTTGGGAATTCTAGTGGATTTCTTATCGCATTCAACGATAACTGGTTTTATGGGTGGGACAGCGATAATCATCTGCCTGCAACAGTTAAAGGGGATTTTCGGATTGCGTCATTTTACGACTAAAACGGATGTCATATCTGTAATTCATGCAATCTTCAAGAACAGAAAAGAG TGGAGGTGGGAGAGCATAGTTGTTGGGGTAACTTTCCTTTGTTTCCTTCAAGTAACTACATACGTG AGAAAAAAGAAGCCAAAACTATTCTGGGTTTCAGCTATAGCTCCAATGGTGACAGTGGTAGTAGGCTGTTTGTTTACTTATTTCACTCACGCAGACGACCATGGCATCCAAATT GTTGGACATTTGAAGAAAGGAATAAATCCATCTTCAATTGGTTTATTAAACTTTGACTCTAAATATCTAGCAACAGTAATAAAAGCTGGGCTAGTAACAGGCCTTATAGCTCTGGCT GAAGGGATAGCGATTGGAAGGAGCTTTGCCATTATGCAAAATGAACAAGTTGATGGGAACAAGGAGATGATAGCGTTTGGCTTCATGAACATTGTCGGATCTTTCACTTCATGCTACTTGACAACTG GACCATTTTCCAAAACTGCTGTCAATTTCAATTCCGGATGTAAGACGGCTATGTCAAACATAGTAATGGCAGTGAGCATGGCGCTGACGCTCCTCTTCTTGGCTTCTCTGTTTAGTCACACTCCTCTGGTTGCTTTATCTGCCATTATCATGTCCGCCATGCTTGGCCTCATCAAATATGAAGAGGCTTATCACCTCTACAAGGTCGACAAGTTCGATTTTATCATTTGCATGGCTGCCTTCTTCGGTGTTGCTTTCATAAGCATGGAAGTGGGCCTCATGATTTCG GTTGGATTTAGTCTAATTAGAGCACTCATATATGTGGCAAGGCCTGCATCTTGTAAGCTTGGGAAAGTACCAAACTCAACTATATATCGTGACATGGAGCAATATCCAGATTCAGCCGATCTCAAGGGGATCCTAGTTCTACAACTTGGTTCCCCAATTTACTTTGCCAATTCCACCTATATCAGAGAAAG GATTTTGAGGTGGATTCGAGAGGAGCAGGCTGTTTCAAACTTTGAAGGAAGTATTCTTGAgcatgttttattagatttgacAG GAGTTACATCGATCGACATTACGGGCATTGAAACGTTAATTGAAGTACGTAGAACCTTGCTAGCAAATGACATAAAG aTGGCAATCATAAACCCAAGGATTAAGGTTATGGAGAAGATGATAGCTTCGAAATTCATAGACATCATTGGGAGGGAGTATGTTTTCTTGTCTATAGATGATGCAACCGAAGCTTGTCGGTTTTCGCTTCAACGGCCAAAGCCAAACGGTAACTGCTCACTAGCTGAAGAGTACTGA